A single Muntiacus reevesi chromosome 9, mMunRee1.1, whole genome shotgun sequence DNA region contains:
- the LOC136174692 gene encoding olfactory receptor 51I2-like → MGGVLYNSSELPIFTLTGLPGLENSQHWIFLLLGTLYVVSIVGNSLILFIVKEEQSLHQPMYYFLSLLSVNDLGVSFSTLPTVLATFCFHLRTISFDSCMAQMFFIHFFTVMESGVLLVMSFDRYVAICNPLYYTTILTDSRVIRMGLWAIIRSFCLIFPLPFLLNRLPFCKVNVLSHAYCLHSDLIHLPCGDITINNIFGLIIVMSTYGLDSALILFSYVLILRSVLAIASREERLKTLNTCVSHLCAVLIFYMAKIGVSMTARYGRHAPRLVHTVMCLIYLFVPPMLNPVIYSMKTKQIRWRLGRMLVGTKL, encoded by the coding sequence ATGGGAGGTGTCCTCTACAACAGCTCAGAGTTGCCAATTTTCACCCTGACAGGGCTCCCAGGGCTGGAGAACTCCCAACACTGGATATTCTTGCTCCTTGGTACCCTCTACGTTGTCTCCATTGTGGGCAATAGCCTTATCCTTTTCATTGTCAAGGAGGAGCAGAGTTTGCATCAGCCTATGTACTACTTCCTGTCCCTGCTCTCAGTTAATGATCTAGGTGTGTCTTTCTCCACACTGCCCACCGTGCTAGCCACATTTTGCTTCCACTTAAGGACAATCAGCTTTGATTCTTGCATGGCTCAAATGTTCTTTATCCACTTCTTCACTGTCATGGAATCTGGGGTCCTGCTGGTTATGAGttttgaccgctatgtggccatttgTAACCCTCTGTACTACACCACCATACTCACAGATTCCCGTGTTATACGCATGGGCTTGTGGGCCATCATCCGCAGCTTCTGTTTGATTTTCCCACTGCCTTTCCTTCTGAACAGATTGCCCTTCTGCAAGGTGAATGTACTGTCCCATGCCTACTGCCTTCATTCAGATCTCATCCACCTTCCCTGTGGTGACATCACCATCAACAATATTTTCGGTCTCATCATTGTCATGTCTACCTACGGCCTGGACTCCGCACTCATTCTCTTCTCGTATGTGCTCATCCTGCGCTCTGTTCTTGCCATTGCATCTCGGGAGGAACGGTTAAAGACCCTCAACACGTGTGTGTCACATCTGTGTGCTGTGCTCATCTTCTACATGGCCAAGATTGGTGTGTCCATGACTGCCCGTTATGGTAGGCATGCCCCCCGATTGGTGCATACAGTCATGTGCCTCATTTATCTCTTTGTGCCTCCCATGCTCAACCCTGTCATCTATTCAATGAAAACCAAACAGATTAGATGGAGGCTTGGTCGAATGCTAGTGGGAACCAAGCTTTAA